Sequence from the Longimicrobium sp. genome:
TGAGCAAGTTCGGAGAAGCGCGTCACTCAGGATGAGAGAAAGGAGGGGATGGTTGTCCGATGTCCCCGCCTCTCTGTTACCCCTCCGCACTCACGCACTCACGCACTCACGCACTCACGCACTCACGCACTCCCAAACCCTACCTGCAGCGTGCGCGTCCTCATCTGCTCCAGAATACGGTCCGCGAACTCCCGGCGGTCGACGATCTCCTGTTTGCGGCCGGCGCCGCGCACGCGGACGGCGGCGGTGCCCTCGGTGGCCTCGCGGCCGCCGATGACGGCCATGTAGGGGACCTTTTGCGTCTCCGCCTCGCGGATGCGGTAGTTCAGGGTCTCGCCGCGGTCGTCGGCCTCGGCGCGGATGCCGAGGGCCTTGAGCTCGGCGGCGTACCGGCGCGCCACTTCGGCCTGGTCGTCGCTGATGGGGATCACCACCACCTGCACCGGCGCGAGCCACACCGGGAAGGCGCCGGCGAAGTGCTCGATCAGGTTCCCCGTGAAGCGCTCCAGGGTGCCGAATATGGCGCGGTGTATCATCACCGGCCGGTGCGGCTTGTTGTCCTGCCCCGTGTACTCCAGCTCGAAGCGCTCGGGGAGCTGGAAGTCCAGCTGGATCGTCGGGCCCTGCCACATACGGCCGATCGCGTCCTTGAACTTGATGTCGATCTTGGGGCCGTAGAAGGCGCCGCCCCCTTCGTCCACGTCGAACGGGATCTCCTTGCGCTCCAGCACCCGCTGCAGCGTCGCCTCCGCCTGGTCCCACACCTCATCGCTCCCCAGCCGCTCCTCGGGGCGCGTGCTAATCTCGAAGCTCAGCTCGAAGCCGAACGTCTCCCTCACCAGTCGGTCCACCTGGTCCAGGCAGAGGAAGATCTCGTCCTCGATCTGGTCCATGGTGCAGAAGATGTGGGCGTCGTCCATCGACAGCCCGCGCACGCGCAGCAGGCCGTGCAGCGTGCCCGAGCGCTCGTTGCGGTACACGTTGGCGACTTCCGAGTACCGGATGGGGAGGTCGCGGTAGCTGCGCGGCTGGCTCTTGAAGATCAGCGCGTGCATCGGGCAGTTCATCGGCTTCACGCGGTACTTCACCTCCTCGCCCTCGCCCGCGCCCGCTTCCATGGCCGGAAACTGGTTCTCGGCGTAGAGCGGAAGGTGCCCGGAGACCTTGAACAGCTCCTCGCGGGTGATGTTGGGCGTGGAGACCAGCGAGTAGCCGTTGG
This genomic interval carries:
- the thrS gene encoding threonine--tRNA ligase, with the protein product MSVAESAERVRVTLPDGSVRELLKGNSVRDLAEQIGPGLAKAALAAKVDGQVVDLARPLEGDAKVEILTDRNPEALDVLRHSAAHIMATAVRRLRPEARIGFGPSIEDGFYYDFEVSRPFTPEDLEQIEKEMAAVAKESDPFERRVVSREEARELFAGDPLKLERLEELPEGETITVYRNGPFLDLCRGPHVPTTGALKHFKLLNAAAAYWRGDEKRQTLQRIYGTAFFSKDALEQHLHRLEEARKRDHRVLGKQLDLFSIQEMVGPGLVFWHPKGALVKWLLTRAVEDDNVANGYSLVSTPNITREELFKVSGHLPLYAENQFPAMEAGAGEGEEVKYRVKPMNCPMHALIFKSQPRSYRDLPIRYSEVANVYRNERSGTLHGLLRVRGLSMDDAHIFCTMDQIEDEIFLCLDQVDRLVRETFGFELSFEISTRPEERLGSDEVWDQAEATLQRVLERKEIPFDVDEGGGAFYGPKIDIKFKDAIGRMWQGPTIQLDFQLPERFELEYTGQDNKPHRPVMIHRAIFGTLERFTGNLIEHFAGAFPVWLAPVQVVVIPISDDQAEVARRYAAELKALGIRAEADDRGETLNYRIREAETQKVPYMAVIGGREATEGTAAVRVRGAGRKQEIVDRREFADRILEQMRTRTLQVGFGSA